From the genome of Glycine max cultivar Williams 82 chromosome 2, Glycine_max_v4.0, whole genome shotgun sequence, one region includes:
- the LOC100801999 gene encoding protein NRT1/ PTR FAMILY 4.6, whose protein sequence is MELEAPQVSTWEGYVDWRNKPALRGRHGGMLAASFVLVAEILENLAFLANASNLVLYLRQYMHMSPSKSANNVTNFMGTAFLLALLGGFLSDAFFTTYRVYLISAVIEFLGLIVLTIQARDPSLKPPKCDLDTPCQEVNGSKAAMLFIGLYLVALGVGGIKGSLPAHGGEQFDETTPSGRKQRSTFFNYFVFCLSCGALIAVTFVVWIEDNKGWQWGFAISTISIFVSIPVFLAGSPTYKNKIPSGSPLTTILKVLIAALLNSCTYKNTSSAVVNMTSSPSNPHSGRTESQQETVKASTTTETPTSNLKFLNKAVTNKPRYSSLECTVQQVEDVKVVLKMLPIFACTIILNCCLAQLSTFSVEQAATMDTKLGSLKVPPSSLPVFPVVFIMILAPIYDHIIIPYTRKATKSEMGITHLQRIGFGLVLSIVAMAVAAIVEIKRKRVATQSGLLDDPTKPLPITFLWIAFQYLFLGSADLFTLAGLLEFFFTEAPIRMRSLATSLSWASLAMGYYLSSVIVSIVNSVTGNGTHNKPWLSGANFNHYHLEKFYWLMCVLSGLNFLHYLYWATKYKYRGTGTTN, encoded by the exons ATG GAACTAGAAGCTCCACAAGTTAGCACATGGGAAGGGTATGTGGATTGGAGGAACAAGCCTGCTCTTAGAGGTCGCCATGGAGGCATGCTTGCAGCCTCCTTTGTTCTGG TGGCGGAGATATTGGAGAATCTGGCGTTTTTGGCCAATGCTAGCAACTTGGTGTTGTACCTGAGGCAGTACATGCACATGTCACCTTCAAAGTCTGCGAACAATGTCACCAATTTCATGGGAACAGCCTTTCTTCTTGCCCTCCTCGGTGGTTTCTTATCCGATGCCTTTTTCACCACTTATCGTGTCTACCTGATAAGTGCAGTTATTGAGTTCCTG GGTCTGATTGTACTCACCATCCAAGCTCGTGATCCTTCATTGAAGCCACCAAAGTGTGACTTAGACACCCCATGTCAAGAAGTTAATGGTAGCAAAGCAGCAATGTTGTTCATTGGCCTCTATCTGGTGGCTCTGGGGGTTGGAGGAATCAAAGGGTCACTGCCAGCACATGGTGGTGAGCAATTTGATGAAACCACCCCATCTGGGAGGAAGCAGAGATCAACCTTCTTCAACTACTTCGTCTTCTGCCTATCATGCGGTGCCCTTATTGCAGTTACTTTTGTGGTGTGGATTGAAGACAACAAAGGGTGGCAATGGGGTTTTGCAATATCTACTATTAGCATATTTGTGTCTATCCCAGTATTCTTGGCCGGTTCACCAACCTACAAGAACAAGATCCCTTCAGGAAGCCCACTTACAACCATTTTAAAG GTTCTTATTGCTGCTTTACTGAATAGCTGCACCTACAAAAACACTAGCAGTGCAGTTGTGAATATGACTTCAAGCCCTTCTAATCCACACTCAGGTAGAACAGAATCACAACAAGAAACTGTTAAAGCAAGCACAACAACTGAAACCCCAACAAGCAACCTCAAGTTTCTCAACAAAGCAGTTACAAACAAGCCAAGGTATTCATCACTAGAATGCACTGTACAACAAGTAGAAGATGTCAAGGTAGTATTGAAAATGCTACCCATATTTGCTTGCACCATCATCCTCAACTGTTGCCTAGCTCAATTGTCCACATTCTCTGTTGAACAAGCAGCCACAATGGACACCAAGCTTGGTTCCCTAAAGGTTCCACCGTCTTCGCTACCGGTTTTCCCGGTGGTATTCATCATGATCCTAGCACCAATCTATGACCACATCATCATCCCCTACACAAGGAAAGCAACCAAGTCAGAAATGGGAATCACACACCTCCAAAGGATTGGTTTTGGATTGGTACTCTCCATAGTTGCCATGGCAGTGGCTGCTATTGttgaaatcaaaaggaaaagaGTGGCAACTCAGTCAGGGCTACTTGATGATCCAACCAAACCACTTCCTATCACATTCTTGTGGATTGCTTTTCAGTACTTGTTCCTTGGATCTGCTGATCTTTTCACCTTGGCAGGATTGTTGGAATTTTTCTTCACAGAGGCACCAATAAGAATGAGATCATTGGCTACTTCTCTTTCTTGGGCTTCTTTGGCAATGGGGTACTACCTAAGTTCAGTGATTGTGTCTATAGTAAACAGTGTCACTGGAAATGGCACCCACAATAAACCATGGCTATCCGGTGCCAACTTTAACCACTATCACCTAGAGAAGTTCTATTGGCTCATGTGTGTGCTAAGTGGGTTGAACTTCCTACACTACTTGTATTGGGCCACTAAGTACAAATATAGAGGAACAGGTACTACTAATTAA
- the LOC100813021 gene encoding aldehyde oxidase GLOX has product MAFKIKNASPFFLLLLLLQFTMTLQEGSTSTGGHWVQLQRSIGISAMHMQVMYDNKVVIFDRTDFGPSNISLSGHRCRFNPRDLALKLDCTAHSVLYDLATDTFRPLTLRSDAWCSSGALTASGTLLQTGGFNDGYTKLRSFTPCPSHNTCDWLEHNNHNLSTSRWYASNQILPNGKVIVVGGRNSFTYEFVPKNQNDASSFWFLPFLKLTRDPNRGEENNLYPFLHLLPDGNLFIFANRNSILFDYTKNKILRNFPLIPGQEKRNYPSTASSVLLPLNLTGLTNGQTRLPEAEVMICGGAYPGAYSLANKLRIFLEASRTCGRLKVTDENPEWVMEVMPMPRVMPDMILLPTGDLIILNGAMNGSAGWENAVNPVLHPVMYKPGSADPFKLLAPASTGRLYHSSAVLVPDGRVLVGGSNPHRVYDFRANPYPTELSMDAYYPEYLGVEFENLKPSILTVEAENNTASYGRLFAVTFELKEYREGGVGVTLVAPSFTTHSFAMNQRVLVLDVVAVQEVAKFGYKVVARGPPSLAVAPPGYYMLFIVHAGVPSAAVWVQVK; this is encoded by the coding sequence ATGGCGTTCAAGATCAAGAACGCCTCgcctttcttccttcttcttcttcttctccaattCACCATGACACTTCAAGAGGGATCAACAAGTACTGGTGGCCACTGGGTTCAGCTGCAACGCAGCATAGGCATCTCCGCCATGCACATGCAAGTAATGTACGACAACAAGGTGGTGATCTTCGACCGCACCGACTTCGGCCCCTCCAACATCTCCCTCtccggccaccgctgccgcttcAACCCCCGCGACCTCGCCCTAAAACTCGACTGCACCGCCCACTCCGTCCTCTACGACCTCGCCACCGACACGTTCCGCCCCCTCACCCTCCGCTCCGACGCTTGGTGCTCCTCCGGCGCCCTCACCGCCTCCGGCACCCTCCTCCAGACCGGTGGCTTCAACGACGGCTACACAAAACTCCGCTCCTTCACCCCTTGCCCTAGCCACAACACCTGCGACTGGCTCGAACACAATAACCACAACCTCTCCACAAGCCGCTGGTACGCCTCAAACCAGATCCTCCCCAACGGCAAAGTCATCGTCGTCGGCGGCCGCAACTCCTTCACCTACGAATTCGTCCCAAAGAACCAAAACGACGCGTCGTCGTTTTGGTTCTTACCGTTCTTGAAACTCACACGCGACCCCAACCGCGGCGAGGAGAACAATCTTTACCCGTTCTTGCACCTCCTCCCCGACGGCAACCTCTTCATCTTCGCCAACCGGAATTCCATTCTCTTCGATTACACCAAAAACAAAATCCTCCGCAACTTTCCATTAATCCCAggccaagaaaaaagaaactacCCTAGCACCGCTTCCTCCGTTCTCCTCCCGTTAAACCTGACGGGACTAACTAACGGACAAACACGTTTGCCGGAAGCAGAGGTTATGATATGTGGCGGCGCGTACCCCGGCGCGTATAGCTTGGCGAACAAGTTAAGAATATTTCTAGAAGCTTCTAGAACGTGCGGGAGGTTGAAAGTGACGGATGAAAATCCTGAATGGGTTATGGAAGTTATGCCAATGCCTAGGGTTATGCCTGATATGATTTTGCTTCCTACTGGTGATTTGATTATTTTGAACGGTGCAATGAATGGTAGTGCGGGATGGGAGAATGCGGTGAACCCGGTTTTGCATCCGGTTATGTATAAACCCGGTTCGGCCGATCCGTTTAAGTTACTGGCTCCAGCGAGTACTGGAAGATTGTATCATTCTTCTGCAGTGTTGGTGCCAGATGGCAGGGTTTTGGTAGGTGGGAGCAACCCGCACCGGGTTTATGATTTTCGGGCCAACCCGTACCCGACGGAGCTGAGTATGGACGCGTATTACCCGGAATATTTGGGGGTGGAATTTGAGAACTTGAAGCCCTCCATTCTCACGGTGGAGGCGGAGAATAATACGGCGTCGTACGGGAGATTGTTTGCTGTGACGTTTGAACTGAAGGAGTACCGTGAGGGAGGGGTGGGAGTCACGCTCGTGGCGCCGTCGTTTACCACGCACTCGTTCGCGATGAACCAGAGGGTGCTGGTTTTGGACGTTGTGGCGGTTCAGGAGGTGGCGAAGTTCGGCTACAAGGTGGTGGCGCGTGGGCCCCCCTCGCTCGCGGTGGCACCACCGGGGTATTATATGCTTTTTATAGTGCACGCGGGAGTTCCCAGCGCTGCGGTTTGGGTTCAGGTTAAGTGA